The Microbacterium luteum genome includes a region encoding these proteins:
- a CDS encoding DNA cytosine methyltransferase — MHDPHDRTRPLRVGSLFSGYGGLDLAVEHALDGETIWFSENNEHVSRIFAHH, encoded by the coding sequence ATGCACGACCCTCACGACCGGACTCGCCCACTCAGGGTCGGATCACTGTTCTCCGGGTACGGCGGTCTCGACCTCGCCGTCGAACACGCCTTGGATGGCGAGACGATCTGGTTCTCCGAGAACAACGAACACGTCTCCCGCATCTTCGCCCACCACTGA
- a CDS encoding IS5 family transposase (programmed frameshift), translating to MEPLMPTVTGRSRPWTDHRLAIEGMAWKYRTGAPWRDVPERFGKWNSIYKRFNRWAGDGTWQKLLTEVQKQADAAGEIDWVVSIDSTIARVHQHGATLARDTGAVPNHKNPWSEPPDHGIGRSRGGLTTKLHLVCDGRGRPLSMMITAGNINDTTMMSAVLENIRVPRDGKGRPRTRPDRVLADKGYPSRANRAWLRDRRIAATIPERDDQIAHRRKKPGRPIAFGDKQKERYKGRNVVERCFNRLKQWRGIAMRSDKLARNYRAAVSLAAALIWIKTDLR from the exons ATGGAGCCGTTGATGCCGACGGTGACCGGTCGGTCGCGGCCGTGGACGGATCACCGGCTCGCTATCGAGGGGATGGCGTGGAAGTACCGGACCGGTGCGCCGTGGCGTGACGTTCCGGAACGGTTCGGGAAGTGGAACTCGATCTACAAGCGGTTCAACCGGTGGGCCGGGGACGGCACCTGGCAGAAGCTGCTCACCGAGGTGCAGAAGCAGGCCGACGCCGCTGGGGAAATCGACTGGGTCGTCTCGATCGACTCCACGATCGCGCGCGTGCATCAGCACGGCGCGACCCTCGCCCGGGACACA GGGGCTGTGCCGAATCACAAGAATCCGTGGTCCGAGCCGCCTGATCACGGGATCGGACGCTCCCGCGGCGGGCTGACGACCAAACTGCACCTGGTCTGCGACGGCCGCGGCCGGCCGCTGAGCATGATGATCACCGCCGGGAACATCAACGACACCACGATGATGAGCGCGGTGCTGGAGAACATCCGCGTTCCCCGCGACGGGAAGGGCCGCCCCCGCACCCGCCCCGACCGGGTGCTCGCCGACAAGGGGTACCCCTCAAGGGCGAACCGCGCCTGGCTCCGCGACCGGAGGATCGCGGCGACCATCCCCGAGCGGGACGACCAGATCGCGCACCGCCGCAAGAAGCCGGGCCGGCCGATCGCTTTCGGCGACAAGCAGAAGGAACGCTACAAGGGACGCAACGTCGTAGAACGCTGCTTCAACCGTCTCAAGCAGTGGCGCGGCATCGCGATGCGCTCGGACAAACTCGCCCGCAACTACCGAGCCGCCGTCAGCCTCGCCGCGGCGCTGATCTGGATCAAGACCGATCTCCGCTGA
- the cmtR gene encoding Cd(II)/Pb(II)-sensing metalloregulatory transcriptional regulator CmtR, translating into MLTLASRVDVMNRLGRAMADPTRSRILLELLEAPGYPARLSESLSLTRTNVSNHLACLRGCGIVVATPEGRQTRYEIADPHLTRAISMLVDTVLAYDDGAPCTDENCDVPFCCDTTNTTGAAL; encoded by the coding sequence GTGCTGACCCTTGCGTCTCGTGTTGATGTGATGAACCGTCTCGGCCGTGCGATGGCCGATCCGACCCGCTCCCGGATTCTTCTCGAGCTTCTCGAAGCCCCCGGGTACCCTGCCCGATTGTCGGAGTCGCTGAGCCTGACCCGGACGAACGTCTCCAACCACCTCGCGTGCCTCCGCGGCTGCGGCATCGTGGTCGCGACCCCGGAAGGACGCCAGACCCGGTATGAGATCGCGGACCCGCATCTGACTCGCGCAATCTCGATGCTCGTGGACACCGTGCTCGCTTACGACGACGGTGCACCCTGCACCGACGAGAACTGCGACGTGCCATTCTGCTGCGACACCACGAACACCACGGGAGCCGCACTATGA
- a CDS encoding TlpA family protein disulfide reductase translates to MTSVTRAVPRAAHRGPWRTFRAAAAMLAAAAVLAVAGCTSQDGLAATVNNGTGSTSVDERIVEIAPDERGEPVVFAGVDERGNPVSSDEFAGEVYVVNFWYAACGPCRVEAPLLEEVWQTYQPEGVGFIGVNIYDQPATALSFAEDYGITYPSVIDIVDGKTKLAFAAVTPIQATPTTLVMDRQGRVAARIIGQLPAASILSTLVADTLAETE, encoded by the coding sequence GTGACTTCCGTCACCCGCGCCGTCCCACGGGCCGCCCATCGAGGGCCCTGGCGTACATTCCGTGCGGCCGCCGCGATGCTCGCTGCGGCCGCCGTGCTCGCGGTCGCTGGGTGCACATCCCAGGACGGGCTGGCCGCCACGGTGAACAACGGCACCGGTTCCACCAGCGTCGACGAGCGCATCGTGGAGATTGCCCCGGATGAGCGCGGCGAGCCGGTGGTGTTCGCAGGCGTCGACGAGCGCGGAAACCCGGTCAGCAGCGACGAGTTCGCCGGCGAGGTGTACGTCGTGAACTTCTGGTATGCCGCGTGTGGCCCATGCCGGGTCGAGGCTCCTCTGCTCGAAGAGGTGTGGCAGACCTACCAACCCGAAGGGGTGGGCTTCATCGGGGTGAACATCTACGACCAGCCCGCCACCGCGCTGTCCTTCGCCGAGGACTACGGGATCACCTACCCGAGCGTGATCGACATCGTCGACGGGAAGACCAAGCTCGCGTTCGCCGCAGTCACCCCCATCCAGGCAACCCCGACGACCCTGGTTATGGACCGTCAGGGCAGGGTCGCCGCGCGGATCATTGGACAACTGCCAGCCGCGTCGATCCTGTCCACCCTCGTCGCGGACACGCTGGCGGAGACCGAATGA
- a CDS encoding cytochrome c biogenesis CcdA family protein → MSAEGLIFDGALWVAVLIAMLAGLISFVSPCVLPLVPGYFGYLGSSLSNSPTQTPAGGRSRLLSGVALFIAGFTIVFMTVTVLGGVAGMFFLEYANILTRVLGAVVIAMGLVFIGAFPRAQRTLRPRFRGNLGLLSAPLLGIALGIGWTPCIGPTLAAIMSVSWNLGDPGRAALLGLAYSLGLGIPFFLLALGLGWATRSVTFLRRHIRVVNIIGGSLLIALGVLMVTGIWGTLMSVLQGVMLSVTLPL, encoded by the coding sequence ATGAGCGCCGAAGGGCTTATCTTCGACGGCGCCCTCTGGGTGGCCGTGCTCATCGCCATGCTCGCGGGACTCATCTCCTTCGTCTCCCCGTGCGTGCTCCCGCTCGTCCCCGGATACTTCGGCTACCTCGGATCCTCCCTCTCCAACTCCCCGACACAGACCCCCGCCGGCGGTCGAAGTCGGCTGCTCAGCGGGGTGGCATTGTTCATCGCCGGGTTCACTATCGTGTTCATGACCGTCACAGTGCTCGGCGGGGTGGCCGGGATGTTCTTCCTCGAATACGCGAACATCCTCACCCGGGTGCTCGGGGCAGTCGTCATCGCCATGGGACTGGTGTTCATCGGCGCCTTCCCCCGCGCCCAACGCACCCTCCGGCCGCGTTTCCGCGGCAATCTGGGACTGCTCAGCGCACCGCTGCTGGGCATCGCGCTCGGGATCGGCTGGACGCCCTGCATCGGACCGACCTTAGCGGCGATCATGTCGGTCTCCTGGAATCTCGGCGACCCCGGCCGTGCCGCGCTGCTGGGTCTGGCATACTCGCTCGGACTGGGCATCCCGTTCTTCCTGCTCGCGCTCGGACTGGGCTGGGCCACCCGGTCGGTCACCTTCCTCCGACGCCACATCCGGGTAGTCAACATCATCGGCGGCAGCCTGCTGATCGCACTGGGCGTGCTGATGGTCACCGGCATCTGGGGGACGTTGATGTCCGTTCTGCAGGGGGTGATGCTCAGTGTCACGCTCCCTCTCTGA
- the resB gene encoding cytochrome c biogenesis protein ResB, with protein sequence MSRSLSDQSQTDPSRPADHIDQDEPDTVTSPTLGPFEWLRWGWRQLTSMRTAILLLLLLAIASVPGSIFPQRTADPNGVLQYFRDNPDLAPILDGLQVFDLYNSAWFSGIYLLLFISLIGCIIPRTRHHWKALRTRPPRTPARLNRLSAYLAVDTPAPVENPEIYAADVIAAAAADLRRRGYRIERYDTAQSWSVSAERGYLRETGNLIFHASLVGVLVAVLAASGFSYTGQRVIVEGTTFVNTLNDYSSFTPGRFVDGTQLDPYSLTLDSFDVSYVPPGVPGAGQAGDFAANLTIRDARTGTEDTESVRVNYPITVGSDRVYLLGNGYAPTITVRNPEGTVVYSESQPFLPQDSMMTSLGIIKVPDGLPEQVGLVGFFYPTQGALDTGAFTSVYPDLVNPVVTFNVFSGSLGIDDGVPRSVYTLDTSEMTQHTGGSTGVESIQLTPGQTADLPNGWGTVTFEDASGGTNPLAAVKRFASLDIKRDTGGPWVLAFATLATLGLITALLVPRRRVFVKASVTGNSDEPTLRLEYAGLARGEDPQLPDAIASIRDGHLAAREHHTPQTASRKNL encoded by the coding sequence GTGTCACGCTCCCTCTCTGACCAGTCCCAGACCGACCCGTCCCGCCCCGCCGATCACATCGATCAGGACGAGCCGGACACGGTCACCTCTCCAACGCTGGGACCCTTCGAGTGGCTGCGGTGGGGGTGGCGGCAGCTGACCAGCATGCGCACGGCGATCCTGCTGCTGCTCCTGCTGGCCATTGCCTCGGTTCCCGGCTCGATCTTTCCCCAGCGCACCGCAGACCCCAACGGCGTCCTGCAATACTTCCGAGACAACCCCGACCTGGCCCCCATCCTCGACGGGCTCCAGGTGTTCGACCTGTACAACTCCGCCTGGTTCTCCGGCATCTACCTACTGCTGTTCATCTCGCTGATCGGCTGCATCATCCCCCGCACCCGGCACCACTGGAAAGCCCTCCGCACCCGGCCACCACGCACCCCGGCCCGACTCAACCGGCTGAGCGCGTACCTCGCCGTCGACACCCCCGCGCCGGTCGAGAACCCTGAGATTTACGCGGCCGACGTGATCGCCGCCGCAGCTGCGGACCTTCGTCGCCGCGGTTACCGTATCGAGCGGTATGACACCGCCCAGTCTTGGTCGGTGTCGGCCGAGCGCGGGTACCTCCGTGAGACTGGCAACCTGATTTTCCACGCCTCCCTCGTCGGGGTCCTCGTCGCCGTTCTCGCCGCCAGCGGCTTCTCCTACACCGGGCAACGAGTCATCGTCGAAGGCACCACATTCGTCAACACCCTCAACGACTACTCCTCGTTCACCCCGGGCAGGTTCGTGGACGGCACCCAGCTCGACCCGTACTCGCTGACCCTCGACAGCTTCGACGTCAGCTACGTGCCACCGGGAGTACCCGGCGCTGGCCAAGCGGGCGACTTCGCCGCAAACCTCACCATCCGCGACGCCCGCACCGGGACGGAGGACACCGAGAGCGTCCGCGTGAACTACCCCATCACCGTCGGCAGCGACCGGGTCTATCTGCTCGGAAACGGCTACGCACCCACCATCACCGTTCGCAATCCCGAAGGCACGGTCGTGTACAGCGAATCGCAGCCCTTCCTCCCGCAAGACAGCATGATGACTTCGCTTGGCATCATCAAAGTCCCGGACGGGCTTCCCGAACAGGTCGGGCTCGTCGGATTCTTCTACCCCACCCAGGGCGCCCTCGACACCGGGGCGTTCACCTCGGTGTATCCCGATCTGGTGAACCCGGTCGTCACCTTCAACGTGTTCTCCGGCAGCCTCGGCATCGACGACGGTGTGCCCCGGTCGGTGTACACCCTCGACACTTCGGAGATGACCCAGCACACCGGCGGCAGCACCGGCGTCGAGTCGATCCAGCTCACTCCCGGGCAGACCGCCGACCTGCCCAATGGGTGGGGCACGGTCACCTTCGAGGACGCCTCCGGCGGCACGAATCCACTGGCGGCGGTGAAACGATTCGCGTCGCTGGACATCAAACGCGACACCGGCGGTCCTTGGGTGCTCGCCTTCGCCACCCTCGCCACGCTGGGTCTGATCACCGCGCTTCTCGTTCCCCGACGTCGCGTATTCGTTAAAGCATCCGTCACCGGCAACTCGGACGAGCCCACCCTGCGCCTGGAATACGCGGGCCTCGCACGCGGGGAGGACCCTCAGCTCCCCGACGCAATCGCCAGCATCCGCGACGGCCACCTCGCCGCTCGTGAACACCACACCCCACAGACCGCCAGCCGGAAGAACCTCTGA
- a CDS encoding DsbA family protein gives MKTPLKVTLIAITAVIVLVIGAIIYTINTRPQVSADDNASDALPGARSNSHVLDSAGPDAPTLVEFLDFECEACGALYPYVEEIREQYDGQINYVFRYYPIPSHYNSMNAALAVEAAAQQDRVEDMYHRMFETQAEWGEQQVSEADLFRSFAEELGLDMAAYDEAVADPATRERVEEDFAEGQDMGVQGTPTFFLDGERLELTQLTDLTDALDRALAD, from the coding sequence ATGAAGACCCCCCTGAAAGTCACCCTCATCGCGATCACTGCTGTGATCGTGCTCGTCATCGGCGCGATCATCTACACGATCAACACCCGCCCCCAGGTTTCCGCGGACGACAACGCCTCCGACGCGCTGCCTGGCGCCCGCAGCAACTCCCACGTCCTTGATAGCGCCGGGCCCGACGCTCCGACGCTGGTGGAGTTCCTCGACTTCGAATGCGAGGCATGTGGGGCGTTATACCCGTACGTCGAAGAGATTCGTGAGCAGTACGACGGACAGATCAACTATGTGTTCCGGTACTACCCGATCCCCAGCCACTACAACTCGATGAACGCCGCCCTCGCGGTGGAAGCGGCCGCGCAGCAAGACCGGGTCGAGGACATGTACCACCGCATGTTCGAGACACAGGCCGAGTGGGGCGAGCAGCAAGTCTCCGAAGCGGACCTGTTCCGGAGCTTCGCCGAGGAGCTGGGCCTGGATATGGCCGCCTACGATGAGGCGGTCGCGGATCCCGCCACCCGGGAGCGGGTCGAAGAAGACTTCGCCGAAGGGCAGGACATGGGCGTGCAGGGCACGCCCACGTTCTTCCTCGACGGCGAACGACTCGAGCTCACCCAACTGACCGATCTCACCGATGCTCTCGACCGCGCCCTCGCTGACTGA
- the lnt gene encoding apolipoprotein N-acyltransferase, whose amino-acid sequence MLSTAPSLTDTPADTASAPAARRGLPLWAAVLAAAIAGGLLDLSFPAVGWWPLAFVSVTIALCTMIGRRSGGAFLVGAAFGAAFYFIHLVWVGAFLGPVPWVALAGLETVLFGTGAIPLALAYRWTDRTRGRAVLWFIGVPLLVAGLWSIRELVMGSWPYSGFPWARIGMTQANGPLPEAASWVGLTGLSFLIVAACACLVQWWRAGGFRRMRGIVPAAMIVTVLAVVPQFPTGDAGRMDIGWVQGNGPSGYFDDRTPGDVLAAQTAATDPLLGEDMDLLVWPEGAVDADPLADPAIARRLDALVARVGAPLLANAATARGSDVFNTSILWDGQGTPQLHDKVNPVPFGEYVPDRWFFERIAPDLIGLIQREYTPGQNPPFVTVDGVKVGLAICFDVIYDSVIWDGAREGAQVYVFQTNNADFRGTDENLQQLAFARMRAIETGRAVVNVSTVGTSQVIAPDGQIIDGAGVDKAAAAITRVPLRDGLTPAVVLGGALTALIALGAITGLTIAGIGHRRHHHRPQTARGASDA is encoded by the coding sequence ATGCTCTCGACCGCGCCCTCGCTGACTGACACGCCGGCTGACACCGCCTCGGCACCCGCGGCACGGCGCGGGTTGCCGTTGTGGGCAGCGGTTCTCGCCGCCGCTATCGCCGGCGGGCTTCTGGACTTGTCCTTCCCCGCAGTGGGGTGGTGGCCGCTCGCGTTCGTGAGCGTCACCATCGCGCTATGCACGATGATCGGCCGCCGCAGCGGTGGCGCGTTCCTGGTCGGTGCGGCCTTCGGCGCCGCGTTTTACTTCATCCATCTGGTGTGGGTGGGGGCCTTCCTCGGGCCCGTCCCGTGGGTGGCGTTGGCAGGGCTGGAAACGGTGCTGTTCGGGACCGGGGCGATTCCTCTCGCCCTCGCCTACCGGTGGACCGACCGCACCCGCGGACGCGCCGTCCTGTGGTTTATCGGGGTGCCGCTGCTGGTGGCGGGGCTGTGGAGCATCCGGGAGCTGGTGATGGGGTCCTGGCCCTACTCCGGGTTCCCATGGGCGCGGATTGGGATGACCCAAGCGAACGGACCGCTACCAGAGGCGGCGTCCTGGGTCGGGCTGACCGGGCTGAGCTTCCTCATCGTCGCCGCCTGCGCGTGCCTCGTCCAGTGGTGGCGGGCTGGAGGGTTCCGACGCATGCGCGGCATCGTGCCCGCCGCGATGATCGTGACTGTCCTAGCGGTCGTGCCGCAGTTCCCGACCGGGGACGCCGGCCGGATGGACATCGGGTGGGTGCAGGGAAACGGGCCCTCCGGGTACTTCGATGACCGCACCCCCGGTGATGTGCTGGCCGCGCAGACGGCCGCGACCGACCCCCTGCTGGGGGAGGACATGGACCTGCTGGTGTGGCCCGAAGGTGCTGTGGACGCCGATCCCCTCGCCGACCCGGCAATCGCTCGGCGCCTCGACGCTCTCGTCGCCCGGGTCGGCGCACCGCTGCTGGCCAACGCCGCTACCGCTCGCGGCAGTGACGTGTTCAACACCTCGATTCTGTGGGACGGGCAGGGCACTCCGCAGCTGCATGACAAGGTCAATCCCGTCCCGTTCGGTGAGTACGTCCCGGATCGGTGGTTCTTCGAGCGGATCGCGCCTGACCTCATCGGCCTGATCCAACGCGAATACACCCCCGGACAGAACCCCCCGTTCGTGACCGTCGACGGGGTGAAAGTCGGACTGGCGATCTGCTTCGACGTCATCTACGACTCCGTCATCTGGGACGGCGCCCGCGAGGGCGCACAGGTCTACGTGTTCCAGACCAACAACGCCGACTTCCGCGGCACCGACGAGAACCTTCAACAGCTCGCGTTCGCCCGGATGCGGGCGATCGAGACCGGACGCGCCGTGGTGAACGTCTCCACCGTCGGCACCAGCCAAGTCATCGCCCCGGACGGACAGATCATCGACGGCGCCGGCGTCGACAAAGCGGCCGCGGCGATCACCCGGGTCCCGCTGCGCGACGGGCTCACCCCCGCCGTCGTGCTCGGCGGTGCCCTTACAGCTCTGATCGCCCTCGGCGCGATCACCGGTCTCACCATCGCCGGAATCGGACACCGACGCCACCACCACCGACCCCAAACCGCACGAGGAGCAAGTGATGCCTGA
- the ccsB gene encoding c-type cytochrome biogenesis protein CcsB, translated as MPDPESLTLDSISLLLVWTAIAVYLLAFVAYAIDLAQRSVRRDETQRVPALVTAGGDTQNTRDERAELNEVRTRPGQRQRLLWARIGTVLTGFAFIFHLAGTIGRGLAAERVPWANMYEFALTGTLLIVAVYLAVLRRYDLRFLGSFLIGMVALLLGGATLAFYVEVTPLMDPLKSVWLVIHVFVASLATALFAISCGLSATQLMQARRERQAARRKDEGTKKSGLGYLRTLPTAEALESLAYRFAIVGFIFWTFTLIAGSIWANDSWGRYWGFDTKEVWTFVIWVLYAGYIHARATRGWRGTRSAWLSIIGFTAVLFNFTIVNMFFKGLHAYSGLS; from the coding sequence ATGCCTGACCCCGAATCCCTGACCCTGGACAGCATCTCCCTGCTGCTGGTGTGGACCGCGATCGCCGTGTACCTGCTCGCGTTCGTGGCCTACGCCATCGACCTTGCACAACGCTCAGTACGCCGCGACGAGACGCAGCGGGTGCCCGCGCTCGTGACCGCGGGCGGAGACACGCAGAACACACGCGACGAACGCGCCGAGCTGAACGAGGTCCGCACCCGGCCGGGCCAGCGGCAACGTCTACTCTGGGCGCGCATCGGCACCGTGCTTACCGGGTTCGCGTTCATCTTCCATCTCGCCGGCACCATCGGGCGAGGACTCGCCGCAGAACGAGTCCCGTGGGCGAACATGTACGAGTTCGCGCTCACCGGGACTTTGCTGATCGTCGCGGTCTACCTAGCCGTGCTCCGCCGATACGACCTACGCTTCCTGGGCTCCTTCCTTATCGGTATGGTCGCGTTGCTCCTGGGCGGTGCGACCTTGGCGTTCTACGTCGAAGTCACCCCGCTGATGGACCCGCTCAAGAGCGTCTGGCTCGTCATCCACGTCTTCGTCGCCTCCCTTGCTACCGCCCTGTTCGCGATCTCCTGCGGCCTTTCCGCCACACAGCTCATGCAAGCCCGACGCGAACGACAGGCTGCGCGTCGCAAGGATGAGGGCACGAAGAAATCCGGCCTGGGATACCTGCGTACGCTGCCGACCGCGGAGGCGCTGGAGTCCCTGGCGTATCGGTTCGCGATCGTCGGGTTCATCTTCTGGACCTTCACTCTGATCGCCGGCTCAATCTGGGCCAACGACTCCTGGGGACGATACTGGGGATTCGACACGAAAGAAGTATGGACGTTCGTGATCTGGGTGCTCTACGCCGGCTATATCCACGCCCGCGCCACGCGAGGCTGGCGCGGCACCCGCTCTGCATGGCTGTCGATCATCGGCTTCACCGCGGTGCTGTTCAACTTCACCATCGTCAACATGTTCTTCAAAGGCCTGCACGCCTACTCCGGCCTCAGCTAA
- a CDS encoding IS481 family transposase produces the protein MSHANAALTPRARLRLARLIVEDRWPATAAAKMFMVSPITARKWAARFRAEGAAGMTDRPSRPRSMPSKTPARTVKQIVRLRWRRRLGPAQISEELQIPASTVHAVLVRCRISRLSHIDRVTGEPIRRYEHDHPGSLLHVDVTKFGNIPDGGGWRYVGKQQGDRNRETTAKRTGKRRGYEPNVGTAFLHTVVDDHSRVAYVEICPDEKAVTAIGVLERAVAWFADRGVTVERVLSDNGSAYKSFAWRDACAGLGITHKRTRPYRPQTNGKIERFHRTLADGWAYARFYRSDSERREALPGWVHFYNHHRRHSAIGAPPLTRLNNLPGHHS, from the coding sequence GTGTCCCACGCTAATGCTGCTCTCACGCCCCGCGCACGGCTCAGGCTCGCGCGATTGATCGTCGAGGATCGGTGGCCGGCGACGGCCGCCGCAAAGATGTTCATGGTGTCGCCGATCACCGCTCGTAAGTGGGCCGCCCGGTTCCGTGCCGAGGGCGCCGCCGGGATGACCGATCGGCCCAGTCGGCCCCGGTCGATGCCGAGCAAGACACCAGCGCGGACGGTCAAGCAGATCGTGCGGTTGCGGTGGCGGCGTCGCCTGGGTCCAGCGCAGATCTCGGAGGAGCTCCAGATCCCGGCCTCGACGGTCCACGCGGTGCTGGTCCGGTGCCGGATCAGTCGGCTCAGCCATATCGACCGGGTCACGGGCGAGCCGATCCGCCGCTACGAGCACGACCATCCCGGTTCACTGCTGCACGTCGACGTCACGAAGTTCGGCAACATTCCTGACGGCGGCGGATGGCGATACGTCGGCAAGCAGCAGGGCGACCGGAACCGCGAGACCACGGCGAAGCGCACCGGGAAACGGAGGGGCTACGAACCCAACGTCGGGACCGCGTTCCTCCACACCGTCGTTGATGACCACTCGCGTGTTGCCTACGTCGAGATCTGCCCCGACGAGAAGGCCGTCACCGCGATCGGCGTGCTCGAGCGCGCCGTCGCGTGGTTCGCCGACCGCGGCGTGACTGTCGAACGGGTGCTCTCGGACAACGGGTCGGCCTACAAGTCGTTCGCCTGGCGAGACGCCTGCGCTGGGCTGGGCATCACGCACAAACGGACGCGGCCCTACCGACCGCAGACGAACGGCAAGATCGAGCGATTCCACCGCACCCTCGCCGATGGGTGGGCTTACGCCCGGTTCTACCGATCCGACTCTGAGCGTCGCGAAGCGCTACCAGGCTGGGTCCACTTCTACAATCACCACAGGCGCCACTCCGCAATCGGAGCCCCGCCCCTCACCAGACTCAACAACCTGCCTGGACATCACAGCTAA
- a CDS encoding signal peptidase II: protein MTVVDQGTKALALAQLSEQERIPLIGDLLGLQLAFNPGTVMSLGSSSTWVFTLVGIVAVIALFYAAWRAPSTMWAVAIGFVWGGAIGNLIDRLFAPPGFGRGHVTDFLAYGNLFIGNIADIAIGVGVGLGILQMLRSHRSQTRSEHPGATSPQEK, encoded by the coding sequence ATGACTGTCGTGGACCAGGGCACGAAAGCCCTCGCGCTCGCACAGCTGAGCGAGCAAGAACGCATTCCGCTGATCGGCGACCTGCTGGGACTGCAGCTTGCATTCAACCCCGGGACCGTCATGTCTCTCGGCTCGAGCAGCACCTGGGTGTTCACTCTGGTCGGAATCGTGGCAGTGATCGCGTTGTTCTACGCCGCCTGGCGGGCGCCGTCCACGATGTGGGCGGTCGCCATCGGATTCGTCTGGGGTGGAGCGATCGGCAACCTCATCGACCGTCTCTTCGCGCCTCCCGGGTTCGGCCGTGGACACGTCACCGACTTCCTCGCCTATGGCAACCTCTTCATCGGAAACATCGCCGACATCGCCATCGGGGTCGGCGTCGGACTCGGCATCCTCCAGATGCTCCGCAGCCACCGGTCCCAGACGCGCAGCGAACACCCGGGGGCAACCTCCCCCCAGGAGAAGTGA
- a CDS encoding vitamin K epoxide reductase family protein has protein sequence MQVEVFRRSVSVRTSILEDLDAYPRTSRRSRATPSTAKSPFGFVVWLIGQSIYVLGTLCPWCLVVWLTTLPLFFIVTARNLREGVFGQRARRVGAVLWPWITLVTVAAYLVVAVLAQLRLNVLASIV, from the coding sequence GTGCAAGTCGAGGTCTTCCGGCGGTCGGTGAGTGTGAGAACTTCCATCCTGGAAGACCTCGACGCCTATCCGCGAACCAGCCGGCGGTCCCGGGCTACACCCTCAACTGCGAAGAGCCCCTTTGGGTTCGTGGTCTGGCTGATTGGGCAGAGCATCTACGTGCTGGGTACGCTCTGCCCCTGGTGCCTTGTGGTGTGGCTGACGACGCTCCCGCTGTTTTTCATCGTGACAGCTCGGAACCTGCGCGAGGGCGTCTTCGGTCAACGGGCACGGCGGGTTGGTGCGGTGTTGTGGCCGTGGATCACGCTCGTGACGGTCGCCGCGTACCTGGTTGTCGCGGTGCTCGCTCAGCTCCGCCTGAATGTCCTGGCGAGCATCGTCTAA